The proteins below come from a single Malus sylvestris chromosome 3, drMalSylv7.2, whole genome shotgun sequence genomic window:
- the LOC126614440 gene encoding heterogeneous nuclear ribonucleoprotein 1-like has protein sequence MEPDHGKLFIGGISWDTDEERLKEYFRKYGEVVEAVIMRDRATGRARGFGFVVFADPAVAERVVMDKHMIDCRTVEAKKAVPKEDQHILNRTGVVNGSPSPGRTKKVFVGGLASTVTESDFKKYFDQFGTVTDVVVMYDHNTQRPRGFGFITYDSEEAVDRVLHKTFHELNGKMVEVKRAVPKGLSSGPSRSPMIGHNYSPGRTNSFLNSYAQSYNMCPIGGFGISMDTRFSPISSGRSRLSPFGPSGYGLGMNLEPGLSPTYGGNSNFGSSLGYARMLSPFYSGNSHRYNTPVGYNVGNGRSSPVLNTTTRNVWGNSGINSNLNPASTGAYLTSSNGGFEVARNNGSNWGANSFTTESRGIASGYNSANGYGSGSSSFGLGGGGYGRNGDTCVAPTSSFPGSTTGYEGSYGDLYQNSSVYGDSTWRSSSPDLDGSSTFGYGLGDLPADVTAKSSGGYIGGYNVTSRQPNRGIAA, from the exons ATGGAACCAGATCATGGGAAGCTCTTCATTGGTGGGATTTCCTGGGACACAGATGAGGAACGGCTCAAGGAATATTTCAGGAAGTATGGAGAGGTTGTGGAGGCTGTGATCATGAGGGATCGTGCAACCGGTCGTGCTCGTGGTTTTGGGTTTGTTGTCTTTGCGGATCCTGCAGTTGCAGAAAGAGTAGTTATGGATAAGCACATGATCGATTGCCGCACA GTGGAAGCAAAGAAGGCTGTTCCTAAGGAGGATCAGCACATTTTAAACAGAACTGGGGTTGTCAATGGTTCCCCCAGTCCTGGACGCACAAAAAAGGTTTTTGTTGGAGGTTTAGCGTCCACGGTCACCGAGAGTGACTttaagaagtactttgatcaaTTTGGAACAGTCACTGATGTTGTGGTAATGTATGATCACAACACACAAAGGCCAAGAGGCTTTGGTTTTATTACTTATGACTCGGAGGAGGCTGTTGACAGAGTTCTGCATAAAACATTTCATGAACTCAATGGTAAGATGGTTGAGGTCAAGAGGGCAGTCCCTAAAGGGCTATCCTCAGGGCCCAGCCGGAGCCCTATGATAGGACACAACTATAGTCCGGGTAGGACCAATAGTTTCCTCAACAGCTATGCTCAAAGTTATAATATGTGCCCGATTGGAGGTTTTGGCATCAGTATGGACACCAGGTTCAGTCCAATCTCTAGTGGTCGTAGCCGGTTGTCTCCATTTGGCCCTTCTGGATATGGATTAGGTATGAATCTGGAGCCAGGGTTGAGCCCAACGTATGGTGGTAATTCCAACTTTGGCAGTAGTCTAGGATATGCACGAATGTTGAGCCCCTTTTATAGTGGCAATTCACACAGGTATAATACCCCTGTTGGATATAATGTGGGTAATGGGAGGAGCAGTCCTGTATTAAACACAACTACTCGGAATGTCTGGGGAAACAGCGGCATCAACAGTAACTTGAACCCTGCCAGTACCGGGGCTTACTTGACCTCTTCAAATGGAGGTTTTGAAGTTGCGAGAAATAATGGCTCAAATTGGGGCGCTAATTCTTTTACAACTGAAAGTAGAGGCATTGCTTCGGGCTATAATAGTGCTAATGGTTATGGAAGTGGAAGTAGCAGCTTTGGATTGGGAGGGGGAGGATATGGAAGAAACGGTGACACTTGTGTAGCCCCAACATCATCATTTCCTGGATCAACTACTGGTTATGAGGGGTCTTATGGGGACTTGTACCAGAACAGTTCAGTTTACGGCGACTCAACTTGGCGCTCTAGCAGTCCTGATCTAGATGGTTCTAGCACGTTTGGTTATGGGCTGGGTGATTTACCTGCAGACGTCACAGCCAAAAGTTCTGGTGGCTATATTGGAGGTTACAATGTTACCAGTAGACAACCAAATAGAG GAATTGCTGCTTAG